From a single Sorghum bicolor cultivar BTx623 chromosome 5, Sorghum_bicolor_NCBIv3, whole genome shotgun sequence genomic region:
- the LOC8066067 gene encoding CASP-like protein 4D1 yields MAAFSERALAAVSLALRVLTLLLLIASLIIMVTDKIYVGPFSAVEDPPNFTFRDRLAYRYVVSAAVIGCAYTLLVLPFAVIHLAQGRKIGRGGATVVLIFTDVVFAILIATGAAAGLGLTVETIQRLAKFMNSDSKKFLNMVDLSCGLMLGATVCMVFMITISAHSLI; encoded by the exons ATGGCGGCCTTCTCAGAGAGAGCCCTTGCTGCTGTATCCCTGGCCCTTCGAGTTCTcacgctcctcctcctcataGCTTCTCTTATCATTATGGTGACAGACAAAATTTATGTTGGACCGTTTAGCGCCGTAGAGGACCCACCAAATTTCACCTTTCGGGACCGTTTAGCATACAG gTATGTTGTATCTGCAGCCGTCATTGGATGTGCTTACACTTTGCTGGTGCTTCCATTCGCCGTCATCCATTTAGCCCAAGGAAGGAAAattggccgcggtggtgctacaGTTGTTCTCATTTTCACTGATGTG GTGTTTGCGATACTGATTGCCACAGGAGCTGCCGCAGGCCTTGGTCTGACTGTTGAAACGATCCAGCGTCTTGCAAAGTTTATGAATTCGGACTCCAAGAAATTTTTAAACATGGTGGACCTCTCGTGTGGTTTGATGTTGGGGGCAACTGTCTGCATGGTGTTCATGATAACCATCTCGGCTCACTCGCTCATCTAG